The following coding sequences lie in one Cryptococcus gattii WM276 chromosome L, complete sequence genomic window:
- a CDS encoding Dihydroxy-acid dehydratase, putative (Similar to TIGR gene model, INSD accession AAW45028.1) produces MLARRIAIASPAIRARAFHASATKASKEVIMNRYSRTITQPKAQGASQAMLYATEGVENDEDFNKAMVGVASVWYEGNPCNRHILGLGQRVKKSLMNAGIIGYQFGTVGVSDGISMGTSGMSYSLQSRDLIADSVETAAGGHWLDGMVVLPGCDKNMPGTLIALGRLNRPSMMVYGGTIRPGSCNGEVLDIVSAFQSYGRYLQEGQTPEAEKTRYNTIRNACPGPGACGGMYTANTIASASEALGMTLPGSSSFPAEYPEKHAECDAVGETMRKVLEDNLLPRQIMTRQAFENAMALTMALGGSTNVVLHLIAIARSVGINLTIDDFQAVSDRVPLLADLKPSGKYVMEDINTIGGTPSVIHYLIKNGLMTGDEMTITGKTLGENCDRWVEKHGSKWEGQKILRPLNDPLKSTGHIRILRGNLAPGGAVSKITGKEGVRFTGKCRAFDDEESFVKAVESGSIKKGEKTVVVLRYLGPKGGPGMPEMLKPTSLIMGAGLGYDVACLTDGRFSGGSHGFVVGHVVPEAQVGGPIALVQDGDIIRIDAVGNTLSVDVSDEEMARRKENWVAPPLKVTSGTLLKYARAVTDASHGCGAQMIICVNIAQMS; encoded by the exons ATGCTCGCAAGACGCATCGCTATTGCAAGCCCAGCCATTCGCGCTAGAGCCTTCCATGCGTCCGCTACCAAAGCCTCGAAAGAGGTCATAATGAATCGTTATTCTAGGACTATTACACAACCTAAGGCTCAAGGCGCTTCTCAG GCCATGCTTTACGCCACAGAAGGCGTTGAGAATGACGAAGACTTTAACAAAGCTATGGTTGGCGTTGCCAGTGTTTGGTACGAAGGCAACCC ATGCAATCGACACATCTTGGGCCTTGGTCAGAGGGTGAAGAAGTCTCTTATGAACGCTGGCATCATTGGTTACCAATTTGGTACTGTTGGCGTCTCTGACGGTATCAGTATGGGTACCTCTGGAA TGTCTTACTCCCTGCAATCTCGTGACCTCATTGCCGACTCTGTTGAGACGGCTGCTGGTGGCCATTGGCTTGATGGTATGGTCGTCTTGCCTGGTTGCGACAAAAACATGCCTGGTACCTTGATTGCACTCGGTCGACTTAATCGACCCAGTATGATGGTTTATGGCGGTACCATCCGTCCTGGCTCTTGTAACGGAGAGGTGCTCGACATTGTGTCAGCTTTCCAAAGTTATGGACGATATCTCCAAGAAGGTCAAACACCCGAAGCTGAGAAGACCCGCTATAATACTATTCGAAACGCATGTCCTGGTCCTGGAGCCTGTGGAGGC ATGTACACTGCCAACACAATCGCATCGGCATCCGAAGCCTTGGGTATGACTCTTCCCGGATCGTCATCTTTCCCTGCGGAATATCCTGAAAAGCATGCGGAATGTGACGCTGTTGGCGAAACTATGCGCAAAGTTTTGGAAGACAACCTTCTCCCTAGACAAATCATGACCAGGCAGGCTTTCGAAAATGCGATG GCTCTTACCATGGCGCTTGGTGGATCTACCAACGTTGTTCTCCATTTGATTGCCATCGCTCGCTCGGTCGGTATCAACCTTACCATTGACGATTTCCAAGCGGTCTCCGATCGAGTGCCTTTGCTCGCCGACCTTAAGCCCAGTGGTAAGTATGTCATGGAAGACATCAATACCATCGGTGGCACCCCTTCTGTCATTCACTATCTGATCAAAAACGGACTTATGACGGGTGACGAGATGACCATCACCGGTAAGACTCTTGGAGAAAATTGTGACCGCTGGGTGGAGAAGCATGGCAGCAAGTGGGAAGGACAAAAGATTCTGAGACCTCTCAATGATCCTCTTAAGTCTACTGGACACATTCG AATCCTGCGCGGTAACCTCGCTCCTGGAGGTGCTGTCTCTAAGATTACTGGTAAAGAAGGCGTGCGCTTTACTGGTAAATGCCGGGCCtttgatgatgaggagagcTTCGTGAAGGCTGTCGAAAGCGGCTCCATcaagaagggagagaaaACCGTTGTTGTCTTGAGATACCTCGGCCCCAAGGGCGGACCTG GTATGCCTGAAATGCTCAAGCCCACCAGTTTGATTATGGGCGCTGGCCTCGGTTATGATGTCGCTTGTTTGACTGATGGGCGATTTAGCGGAGG TTCTCATGGCTTTGTTGTTGGCCATGTCGTTCCAGAGGCTCAGGTCGGAGGACCTATTGCTTTGGTTCAAGACGGCGATATCATTCGTATTGATGCCGTTGGCAACACCTTGTCCGTGGACGTATCCGACGAGGAGATGGCCCGGAGGAAGGAGAACTGGGTTGCCCCTCCTCTCAAGGTCACTAGCGGCACATTGCTCAAGTACGCCCGAGCTGTTACCGATGCTTCTCACGGATGTGGTGCGCAAATGATCATTTGTGTTAATATAGCGCAGATGAGCTGA
- a CDS encoding 2-isopropylmalate synthase, putative (Similar to TIGR gene model, INSD accession AAW45027.1) — translation MPMLSDPSKRYLPFQPVPFPNRTWPDKTHKKAPIWLSTDLRDGNQSLANPMTNQQKLRFFRHLVQLGFKEIEVAYPAASETDYNFVRELIDRKEVPDDVWIQVLTPARADLIKRTFEAVSGLKHVIIHMYNATSCLFREVVFNNDRDETIKLATEHTILIRQLAEKYAESHGTSFRYEYSPETFSQTETPYAVEVCESVKKAWLGGQRSVWADGRKEERIIFNLPATVEVATPNCFADQVEIFCNSISERDKCIISLHTHNDRGCAVAAAELGVLAGADRIEGTVLGNGERTGNVDLVTLALNCYSQGISPHLDFSDMFSVIDTVTECTGLPVHPRHPYAGELVFTAFSGSHQDAIKKGFEAQTKRNLAGDNVWSMPYLPIDPADIGCTYEAVIRVNSQSGKGGIAYIVKSALSLDLPRRMQIAFYKVVQECSEATGKEMTSKDITTAFRQTYHLGGSIYDGRLVLKSFVTVDLLSSQAPSVTGTPDLSPTRSRSQTRMPPLSLSSGVAEPSPDRSLDRNLPSVSKRLTAKVLVDGKSHEIVGEGNGPLSSFLNALESDLGIVLSVREYTEHAVGAGSDVKAATYVELIPANVDAKDKTQGGFWGVGVDADITASGLKAVVSAANGFLGQSPIRSQNRT, via the exons ATGCCTATGCT CTCCGACCCCTCCAAACGCTATCTCCCTTTCCAGCCTGTTCCGTTCCCCAATCGCACTTGGCCGGATAAAACTCATAAGAAGGCCCCTATTTGGCTGAGTACTGATCTTCGAGACGGGAACCAAAGTCTCGCCAATC CTATGACCAATCAGCAGAAGCTGCGCTTTTTCCGACATCTTGTGCAGCTAGGCTTCAAAGAAATCGAAGTCGCTTATCCCGCGGCATCTGAAACTGACTATAACTTCGTCCGGGAGTTGATCGATCGCAAGGAGGTCCCAGATGATGTCTGGATTCAG GTACTCACTCCTGCACGAGCAGACCTTATCAAGCGAACATTTGAAGCCGTCTCTGGTCTCAAACACGTTATCATCCATATGTACAATGCTACATCTTGTTTGTTCCGAGAAGTGGTCTTTAACAACGATCGAGATGAAACAATCAA ACTTGCAACGGAACATACTATTCTTATTCGCCAGCTCGCAGAAAAATACGCTGAGTCGCACGGCACTAGTTTCCGCTATGAATACTCCCCTGAAACATTCTCTCAAACCGAGACGCCTTATGCTGTAGAGGTGTGTGAGTCCGTGAAAAAAGCTTGGCTTGGTGGGCAAAGAAGTGTTTGGGCGGACGGTCGCAAAGAAGAGCGAATCATCTTCAACCTCCCAGCTACGGTTGAAGTTGCAACTCCTAATTGCTTTGCGGACCAA GTTGAAATTTTCTGTAATTCCATCTCGGAGAGAGACAAGTGTATCATCAGTCTCCACACTCACAATGATAGAG GCTGTGCAGTAGCAGCTGCTGAACTCGGTGTCCTTGCTGGCGCTGATCGTATTGAAGGGACTGTGCTTGGTAATGGCGAACGCACTGGCAATGTAGATCTCGTTACCCTTGCTCTCAACTGCTATTCTCAAGGCATCAGTCCCCATCTTGACTTCTCAGACATGTTTTCTGTCATTGACACTGTGACAGAGTGTACTGGTCTGCCTGTGCATCCTCGCCATCCATATGCCGGTGAACTTGTCTTCACAGCGTTCTCTGGTAGTCATCAGGATGCCATCAAAAAGGGGTTCGAGGCCCAGACTAAAAGGAACCTTGCTGGAGATAATGTGTGGAGCATGCCATATCTTCCTATCGATCCTGCAGATATTGGGTGTACATATGAGGCTGTGATCCGTGTCAACTCTCAGTCTGGTAAAGGGGG CATTGCCTATATTGTCAAGTCTGCACTTTCCCTTGACCTTCCCCGAAGGATGCAGATTGCCTTCTATAAGGTTGTTCAAGAGTGTTCTGAGGCAACTGGAAAGGAGATGACCTCCAAAGATATCACCACTGCTTTTCGTCAGACTTACCACCTTGGTGGTTCGATCTATGATGGGCGACTTGTGCTCAAGTCTTTTGTCACAGTTGATCTTCTCTCTTCACAAGCACCATCTGTTACTGGGACACCTGACCTTTCCCCAACTCGATCTCGATCCCAAACACGCATGCCCCCCCTCAGTCTTTCAAGTGGTGTGGCAGAGCCTAGCCCAGACCGAAGTCTTGATAGGAACCTGCCTTCAGTGTCGAAACGTCTTACAGCCAAGGTTTTAGTTGATGGGAAATCACATGAGATTGTTGGTGAAGGCAATGGGCCACTCTCATCATTCCTCAATGCCCTTGAGAGTGACCTTGGTATTGTGCTGTCTGTCCGAGAATATACTGAGCATGCTGTGGGTGCTGGGTCTGATGTGAAGGCTGCAACATATGTTGAGCTGATCCCTGCAAATGTGGATGCAAAGGACAAGACTCAAGGGGGGTTCTGGGGTGTTGGTGTTGATGCTGATATCACAGCAAGTGGCCTCAAAGCAGTAGTTAGTGCTGCAAATGGTTTCCTGGGTCAAAGTCCCATCAGATCTCAAAACAGGACCTAA